DNA sequence from the Prochlorococcus marinus XMU1411 genome:
GGTGGGGGGCCAGGAATTATGGAAGCTGCTAATAGAGGTGCATTTGAAGCAGATTGTAAGTCTATAGGGTTAAATATCAGTCTCCCTAATGAACAAATCCCAAATGCTTTTATAACTCCCGGTCTTTGCTTTAAATTTAATTATTTTGCATTAAGAAAGATCCATTTTGTTATGCGATCAGTAGCTGCTGTATTTTTTCCTGGAGGTTTTGGAACACTAGATGAATTATTTGAACTATTGACACTTTGTCAGACAGGCATGAAAAATAAAATCCCAATCATACTTTTTGGTAGAAATTATTGGGATAAGATAATAAATTTCGAATACCTAGCTAATCTTGGATTAATTGAAGATGAACACTTAAATCTTTTTGAATATGCAGACACTGCATCAGAGGCATGGGAAATTATCAAATCATCAAAAATTAAATGATTCCGGGTACAATCTGACCAGTTGTTATGTATGCTCCAACAAGAGCAATTAGACCAACAAGAGCAAATTTGCCATTTAAATTTTCTGCTCTTATTTTTTGAGGATCAATATTTCTTGATTGATTTTTATTTTCCATTAAAAAACACCAGGGATAAATTGACCAGTTGTTAAATATGTTCCCACTAAGATCATGAAAGCCATCATTGCTGGTCTTCCAATGGCTCTGTATAGAAACTTTCTTCGACTAATAATGTTCGATAAACTAAACAAAACGCTTTGGATTAAGCTGACTTTCGAAAAAAGTTAACAAAATGCCATACCAGCACCATTCCAGCAGCCCTGTTTCCCGCAAATTATAGACTATGACTGAACCTAACTACTGGCTAATGAAAAGTACACCCGTCTAGCTATAACTGCGATCTCAAGGAATCGTAATTTTTTACTCAAACTTTATTCAAACTTTTAGGGATTGACAGTCGATCTAACCTCGACCCTACTTTTTTAGATAAAGTACCTATATTTTCTTATTGATTTAAAAGTTATTATTTTTGCAAATAACAGGATTAAAAAAATGATGAAACTTGCAATCATTTTCTTACCAATTGTCTTTGCACTTATATGGGCTTTGTTTATTGGGTTAAGAATAAATAAAGTAGAAAATAGAGATGGAAAGAGAAAATTAATTAATTATTAAAAATAAGATTTAAATATAGAAGTCTTCTTCCATCCTTCCTCTTTCTTGCATTTTTTTTATATCTTCGTAAGTATGCGTATATAGGCTTTCACATAGGGGTTAACGATAATGAAAATTCCAATCAAAATGATGAAAGAAATTAGAGAAAGTGGGTACGATAAAAAGCTTGTATATACCTACATAAAAGAGCTATTAGACAGCGATAAAGAAATTCAAGAAAATAACAACCTAGAGCTTATAGACAATTACTTATTAGATAAAAATTTACAAGAACCTGCTCCTGAGATGCTTATGGCAGCAGAGCTTTTAGACGATTACTTATTAGATAAAAGATTTATGAGAGAACTTGAAGATGAAGAATATGATGCTGCTTAAAAATAACTATTAAATACGATTGACAGTCGATCTAACATAGAGGGATAAAACCATCTTTTTTATGAATACCTTAATAGTTTCTACTTTTGATTGTTCTTTTGAAGATTTTGATAAATTTGTAGCCGATTTCCATGAAAAGGAGGGACATAAATATGTCGAAGAATATGAACTCATCAAGGTAAATGACCATAAAAGTCACTTGATACTTAAAGTCAAAGATTTAGAAGGATTTGCTGCTGCTACAAGTACTCCAGAGATGAAAGAGTGGGATAAAGAAAATGGTTATAAAGACATTTGTTATTCACTAACTCCAGTTGAATAAATTGAAACGCTTACTAAGATATGATGTGGTCAGATGATTAAAGATTTAATTAATCATGATTAAATCAATCTTAAGGATTCATGCAAAATATTCGAGACCGATTACTTTGTCTATACGACAGTTCTGGTGATCGACTCGACCAAGGTTGACCAATTAGATCTTCACTAACCAATGGTCTGCAACACCAAGGTAAATTAACTTTTCTAACCTTTACGGAAAGTAAGTTAAGTGATCAGAAATTAAACTTTCGGGATTAATTCTGAACTATCTTAAAAATTAAGTCGTTTGTAAAGCATGAAGAAGTGAGTAATCACTTTTACTTACAAAACTAATTTCTAGGAAATTCTTAATCTGATTATCAAATAGATCTCCTTTCTGTCGTCACCATTTAAAAAAAGACCTGTAACAGGGTCTTTTTTTATGTCTTAAATTTTATTGATTTACTGTTAATCCACAAATAACTAAATATTTTTATCTCACTCTTTCACGATCAGTTAATGCTTTTTCAAAAGTAGAAAAGAAAGTACAAATGCTATTCAATGCAACCAACAAAAGAACTACTGATCTTCCATGTTGATTTAATTGAAGTGTTCTTTGAGTCATACTCTTAATAATCTTCGTTGTAATCGGATGGACTACCAGTTAAAGAACAAACAACTGATTCCTCTTTTTTCATTTCTTTTATTTCCATTATTGGTCTGCCCATTTTCTTAAGAACATTTATATCTTCTTTAGTCTGACAGCGAGCAATTATGTTTCCTTTTTGATCAAAGCAACTGTAGTAAGTCATTTTATTAAATGCAATTTAAAGTTTATGGTTGATTTCAGTTGGAGCAACGCAACCGACTCATGACAACCATGTTTTTAATCTAAGTCAGCAATAGATTTAAATGGCTAAAAAAAAGATACCTCTTTCCGTACCAATATGTTCATCAAACCGCACACATTAGATACGCAGTATTTTGTTCAAATCAATTAGAACAAAGAGGTAGTTAAACGAATATACAAAGGAGAATTTATTAGTGGAGATTTTGAGACTCTTGAAATTAATCAACCAAAAATTAAATATTTAAAACCAGAAGATAATACAGAATGGTTAGACAAATTAATTAATAATATTGAGGACATGAAGAACAAGATATCAAAAGAGTCTTAATAATTTAAGAAAGAAACTTTTTATTTGATTTTTAGTTTGAATGAAAAGCAATTCAAAAAAGAATTTGAATTTTGTATTTAAGGTAACCGCTTTTTTGTGAGCAGTATTCAGAATAAAAGTCCGACTATTTTTTTATGCAAAAAAATTTAGATGAAAATTCTTATGAAAAAAGAATTGAAAATATAGAAAAAGGAAAATCTTATTTAAAAAGTAATGGATTTTTCAAATCAAAATCTAATCTATTCGAAGACATACAAAGATTTATCTATAAAAGGTAATTTAAAAAATATTTTTTACTTTTGATTAATTAAATCTCTCCATAAGCAAGCCATCACATAAAAGAAAGAAAGACTTGAAAAGGTTATGAGAAAAAAAGAATGGGTCAATTTTCTATAACTAAATTAATCCCAATAATCCTGCAGTAAAACCAACAGCAGCAAAGAATACGAACTCGATTAAATCTCTTGGTGCAGAGTTCATAAAAAAAGTGATTTGAGTCATAATTTTATGACTTGAGAGAATCTCTTAAATCAAACTTTTCAGCTTTTTCAATTTGACATTCAGTATCATCTTCAGCACATTTGATTTCAGCTTTTTTGTTCATGTGGCTACTACAACCGCCTGCTATGACTGGTAAACCGGTCGTAGCTGTAAAACCAGTTAAACATGCAAAAGCTATATAAGGAAAAAGTCTTTTCATTTAATTGTTACTTTATGTAAACTTATTATGTTACATAAAAAGCTCAAGTGTGAGTAGCTGATAATTCGCGTGCACCCTATACCAATCATCTAAAGTGATTCAGCAAACCTATGAGTTTTATATTTATCTGAGTATTTTTACTTATATGTTGAGTTGAAGACTTTAAATAATTAATGTTTGTTTTGGGTTTATATATAAGTCATGGATAAAGAACATTTAATTGATTTAATATCTAACAGCATTATTTCTGAGATTAAAGATCTCAAAATTAATGAGGAAAAATTGATTGCAAATAATTATTTAAATAATCTGAATTTAAATCAGCTTAGAATAATTTCTAAAGAATTTATTTTGTAATTTTTATTGAATATTTATCTAAATGAATGAGTTTTTCTTTACTATCATTTGAATTTTAATAAGTTAATACCTTTTAATATGAATGATTCAGAAGAATTTAAACCTAGCCTTAAACAAATAAATGAGGATATCAGACCTACATGGGAAGATATCAAAAAACAATCAGAAGTTTTAGTTAACAAACTTGGTTGCCCTAGATCATTTGTAGGAGGGATGCTTCATGCAATAGCAAGCGACTTCTCTGATGTGAAACTTGGGAATAAATGAAAAACTTATTACTTACACCACTTTTCAAACTATTCAAAAAAAGCACTTTCCTCTTATCACTAAATCAAAACTCGTGCCCTGTTTTAGATGCTGAAGACATAAAAAAGCAAGAACAGAAAGAAGCTATTGAAAGGTTGTACCCGTAAATCAGATCACATATACGATGCAGCACGGTCCTATGCACCCCCATGCCACCCATTACTTTCCTAAATTGTGACTTTGATGGATAATAAATTCATATCTGAAAAAGTTATTCACACTTTATTCAAACCTATATTTTCGCCGAGATCCCATGCCACAACAGGAACCTAACTACTGGCTAATGAAAAGTGAGCGCGTCTAGCTATTACTGGGATTTCAGGGAATCGTAATTTTTTACTCAAACTTTACTCAAACTTTTAAAGACTAAAAAACTAACCGATATTGAGTTCGGTTCGAAGTAAGAAAACCCTGAAACTATTAATCTCTTTTGATGAATAGTCTTCAAATGACAAAGACACAAAGCACAAAAACTACATTAAGTAGCAAGCTAAGTGTCTTGGAAGTAATCTGCATTAATTAAAAAGGTTTTTGTACTCGTGTGTAGGAGTGCGGGGTTAACCTTGAAACCGCTAGGCTCAAGTCCTTACGAAAAGGACAAGTCCTTAGACCACTTATACCGATAAAATATATTCATAACAAGTTTAGGTAACTTGATTAACTAGCCAAAAACTAATGAAAAGGAAGGTAAATTATTTAATAAATTTCTGCTTATAATTCTGGCTTCTCTTCTTCAACTGGCTTCTCTTCTTCAACTGGCTTCTCTTCTTCAACTGGCTTCTCTTCTTCAACTGGCTTCTCTTCTTCAACTGGCTTCTCTTCTTCAACTGGCTTCTCTTCTTCAACTGGCTTCTCTTCTTCAACTGGCTTCTCTTCTTCAACTGGCTTCTCTTCTTCAACTGGCTTCTCTTCTTCAACTGGCTTCTCTTCTTCTTCAGAAAATCTTCT
Encoded proteins:
- a CDS encoding high light inducible protein — encoded protein: MENKNQSRNIDPQKIRAENLNGKFALVGLIALVGAYITTGQIVPGII
- a CDS encoding LOG family protein, translated to MSHKINNFKNLNLIINSDTYKLAHEDIGLLSRNEMRGVRMLLEITKPDLILEENKILSTIIIFGGASITEESNTKKRIENIKELIKKNPKSILLKRNLNRLENLLLISHYYQSAKEFSKLASISNQNKNCNSHVIVTGGGPGIMEAANRGAFEADCKSIGLNISLPNEQIPNAFITPGLCFKFNYFALRKIHFVMRSVAAVFFPGGFGTLDELFELLTLCQTGMKNKIPIILFGRNYWDKIINFEYLANLGLIEDEHLNLFEYADTASEAWEIIKSSKIK
- a CDS encoding high light inducible protein; translated protein: MISRRKFLYRAIGRPAMMAFMILVGTYLTTGQFIPGVF